The Enterococcus sp. 7F3_DIV0205 genome has a window encoding:
- a CDS encoding RNA-guided endonuclease TnpB family protein, producing MKVLKAYKYRLYPTALQEEFIKKTFSCVRLVHNLLLQERIQLYKELKKTPDLKVKLPTPAQFKKEHPCLREVDSLALSNAQVYLDRAFKKFYREKSVGFPKLKQKKNAVRSYTTNNQSGTIKLIDKKYLKVPKLKSLIKIKMHRPVMGKIKSATISLTPSNKYFVSILCEEEIPTVEKTYSAVGITLGASEFAVLSNGRRIDNDKFTKDFEQRITREERKLLRRKEIAKLKGNELSQQKNYQKQKLKVAKMREKLMNQRVDFLNKITTEIVRKYDLICIEDIHQADFFRNNKLHRGISDVSWALFVSKLEYKATWYNKRLVKVTSCGESSEHSDNNALSKIFTQDINEKKGQKDPETAASIQVLIKGLRDTKNG from the coding sequence ATGAAGGTATTGAAGGCTTATAAATATAGACTTTACCCTACTGCATTACAAGAAGAGTTCATAAAAAAAACATTTTCTTGTGTTCGGCTTGTGCATAATCTTTTATTGCAGGAAAGAATTCAGCTTTATAAGGAACTGAAAAAAACCCCTGATTTAAAAGTAAAGTTACCAACACCTGCTCAATTTAAAAAAGAGCATCCTTGTTTAAGGGAAGTGGATAGCTTAGCATTATCGAATGCACAGGTTTACTTGGATCGAGCCTTTAAAAAATTTTATAGAGAAAAGTCAGTTGGTTTTCCGAAGTTAAAACAAAAGAAAAACGCTGTTCGTTCTTATACAACGAATAATCAAAGTGGAACAATCAAACTTATTGATAAGAAATATTTAAAAGTTCCTAAACTGAAATCGTTGATTAAAATAAAAATGCATCGTCCAGTAATGGGGAAAATAAAGTCAGCGACGATTTCTTTGACTCCTAGTAATAAGTATTTTGTTTCAATTCTCTGTGAAGAGGAAATTCCAACAGTTGAGAAGACATATTCGGCAGTTGGAATAACGTTAGGGGCTTCAGAGTTTGCTGTATTATCAAACGGTAGACGTATCGATAATGATAAATTTACGAAAGACTTTGAACAACGGATCACGAGAGAAGAAAGAAAATTATTAAGACGAAAAGAAATTGCAAAATTAAAAGGGAACGAGCTTTCCCAACAAAAAAACTATCAGAAACAAAAATTAAAAGTAGCAAAAATGCGGGAAAAATTAATGAATCAACGCGTTGATTTTCTGAATAAAATCACTACAGAAATTGTTAGAAAATATGATTTGATTTGCATAGAAGATATTCATCAAGCCGACTTTTTCAGAAATAACAAACTGCATAGAGGAATTTCGGATGTATCATGGGCATTGTTTGTTTCAAAGCTTGAATATAAAGCGACCTGGTATAACAAAAGATTAGTGAAGGTCACTTCGTGCGGAGAAAGTTCTGAACATTCAGATAATAATGCGTTGAGCAAGATATTCACTCAGGATATCAATGAAAAAAAAGGTCAGAAAGATCCTGAGACTGCTGCCAGTATTCAAGTATTGATCAAAGGTTTGAGAGATACAAAAAACGGTTAA
- a CDS encoding ABC transporter ATP-binding protein: MSEKRKVLLDVKGLKQYFNVGRPDEVRAVDDISFHIYEGETFGLVGESGSGKSTTGRSVIRLYDPTAGEIVFNGDDISKIRSKSAMQAFRREVQMIFQDPYASLNPRMKVNDIIAEGIDINHLAKDSAEREAKVNELLKVVGLDPSHGTRYPHEFSGGQRQRIGIARALAVDPRFIICDEPISALDVSIQAQVVNLLQDLQKDAGLTYLFIAHDLSMVKHISDRIGVMHSGRLLEMGSSDDVYNFGVHPYTESLLSAIPLPDPDYERTRKRIVYKPQPEDNKERKLREITPEHYVYCSEDEVDVYRKKIEEKKARANHE, from the coding sequence ATGAGTGAAAAAAGAAAAGTACTTTTAGATGTTAAAGGATTAAAACAATATTTTAACGTTGGACGTCCTGATGAAGTTAGAGCAGTAGATGATATCAGTTTCCATATCTACGAAGGCGAAACCTTCGGATTGGTTGGAGAATCTGGTAGTGGTAAATCAACAACGGGTCGTAGTGTGATTCGTTTGTACGATCCGACTGCAGGAGAAATCGTTTTTAATGGTGATGATATTAGTAAGATTCGTTCAAAATCAGCGATGCAAGCTTTCCGTCGTGAAGTGCAAATGATCTTCCAAGATCCATATGCTTCATTGAACCCAAGAATGAAAGTCAACGATATTATTGCTGAAGGAATCGACATTAATCACTTGGCGAAAGATAGCGCCGAACGCGAAGCTAAAGTCAATGAATTATTAAAAGTCGTTGGTCTTGATCCGAGTCATGGTACGCGTTACCCACATGAATTTTCAGGTGGTCAACGTCAACGTATCGGAATTGCCAGAGCGTTAGCTGTTGACCCACGTTTTATTATCTGTGATGAGCCGATTTCAGCATTGGATGTATCGATCCAAGCGCAAGTTGTCAATTTATTACAAGACTTACAAAAAGATGCTGGTTTGACTTATCTGTTTATTGCCCATGATTTATCCATGGTGAAACATATCAGTGACCGTATCGGTGTTATGCATAGCGGTAGATTGTTGGAAATGGGTTCAAGTGATGATGTGTATAACTTTGGTGTGCACCCGTATACTGAAAGTTTATTATCTGCTATTCCATTACCTGATCCAGATTATGAACGTACACGTAAGCGTATCGTTTATAAACCACAACCAGAAGACAATAAAGAACGTAAACTAAGAGAAATCACACCAGAACATTATGTGTATTGTTCTGAAGATGAAGTGGATGTTTACCGTAAAAAAATTGAAGAGAAAAAAGCCAGAGCGAATCACGAGTAG
- the opp1D gene encoding oligopeptide ABC transporter ATP-binding protein Opp1D has protein sequence MTMEKVLEVKDLQISFDTFAGKVNAIRGVSFELFKGETLAIVGESGSGKSVTTRSIMRLLSSNANIDNGEILFKGEDIVHKTEKQMQTIRGKEIAMIFQDPMTSLDPTMPIGKQVAESLIKHNKVSKKEGLDQALELLKLVGIPNAEKRLKNYPHQFSGGQRQRIVIAIALICYPEVLIADEPTTALDVTIQAQILELLKDLQQKISTSIIFITHDLGVVANVADRVAVMYGGRLVEVGTSEEIFYNPQHPYTWGLLGSMPTMEGTEDKLYAIPGSPPDLLDPPKGDAFYPRNEFAMKIDAEEAPPYFEVSPTHKAATWLLAPQAPKITPPAEIVRRWAIYAERHNTTAGGVK, from the coding sequence ATGACTATGGAAAAAGTATTAGAAGTAAAAGACTTACAGATTTCTTTTGATACGTTTGCTGGAAAAGTAAATGCTATTCGTGGTGTGAGCTTTGAGCTGTTCAAAGGGGAAACTCTTGCAATCGTAGGGGAATCTGGTAGTGGTAAATCAGTAACTACAAGAAGTATCATGCGATTATTGAGCAGCAATGCAAACATCGATAACGGAGAAATTCTGTTTAAAGGTGAAGATATCGTACACAAAACGGAAAAACAAATGCAAACCATTCGTGGGAAAGAAATTGCAATGATTTTCCAAGACCCAATGACATCATTGGACCCAACGATGCCGATCGGCAAACAAGTTGCGGAATCGTTGATCAAACACAATAAAGTTTCTAAAAAAGAAGGCTTGGATCAAGCGTTAGAACTATTGAAATTAGTAGGGATTCCAAACGCCGAAAAACGTTTGAAAAATTACCCTCATCAATTCTCAGGCGGACAACGTCAACGTATCGTGATCGCGATTGCTTTGATTTGTTATCCAGAAGTTCTGATTGCTGATGAACCAACGACTGCTTTGGATGTTACGATTCAAGCGCAAATTTTAGAACTATTGAAAGATTTACAACAAAAAATCAGCACATCGATCATTTTTATCACCCATGATTTAGGTGTGGTAGCGAACGTGGCTGATCGTGTAGCTGTTATGTATGGTGGACGTTTAGTTGAAGTGGGAACATCAGAAGAAATCTTCTACAACCCGCAACATCCATATACATGGGGCTTACTTGGCTCAATGCCAACAATGGAAGGAACCGAAGATAAGCTATATGCGATTCCTGGTTCACCTCCTGATTTGCTAGATCCGCCAAAAGGAGATGCTTTTTATCCGCGTAATGAGTTTGCAATGAAAATCGACGCAGAAGAAGCACCGCCATATTTTGAAGTATCACCAACTCATAAAGCTGCAACGTGGTTACTAGCTCCACAAGCACCAAAAATCACTCCTCCAGCTGAGATTGTAAGACGTTGGGCGATTTACGCTGAGCGCCATAATACGACTGCAGGAGGCGTTAAATAA
- the opp3C gene encoding oligopeptide ABC transporter permease — translation METVDLNNVPEKIKEIPAKEFQPLDTSTTKERERIATPSLSFLQDSWRRLKKNKAAVISLILLGIIIFISIITIWVSPHDPTQQNVAYINLPPRIPFLDSINGFNGTANVAGKMVDKYAQANVPDNVNFYLGTDGLGRDVLSRLFMGTRISLLIAFIAALLDITIGVTYGLISGLLGGRVDTVMQRVLEVLSGIPNLVVMILMLTVFDPGILSIVLAMVITNWISMARIVRAQTLKLKDQEFVLAAQTLGESRLKIAVKHILPNISSVIIVQMMFSIPSAIFFEAFLSFIGLGLRPPTASLGTLLNEGYKTFRFLPYLMWIPAVTLSVVMICFNLLADGLRDAFDPKMKE, via the coding sequence ATGGAAACAGTTGACTTAAACAATGTCCCAGAGAAAATCAAAGAAATACCTGCAAAAGAATTCCAACCTTTGGATACATCAACAACAAAGGAACGTGAACGAATTGCAACACCGTCATTGAGCTTTTTACAAGATTCTTGGCGTCGTTTGAAAAAAAATAAAGCAGCAGTGATTTCCTTGATTTTACTCGGAATCATCATCTTTATTTCAATTATCACTATTTGGGTCTCACCTCATGACCCAACACAACAAAATGTAGCATACATCAACTTACCACCGCGTATTCCATTTTTAGATAGTATCAATGGATTTAACGGTACAGCAAATGTTGCTGGTAAAATGGTAGACAAATACGCACAAGCAAATGTTCCTGATAATGTAAACTTTTATCTTGGAACTGATGGACTAGGTCGTGATGTATTAAGCCGCTTATTCATGGGAACGCGTATCTCATTATTGATCGCATTTATCGCAGCATTGCTTGATATTACGATCGGTGTAACGTATGGTTTGATTTCAGGCTTATTAGGTGGACGTGTGGATACAGTGATGCAACGTGTCTTAGAAGTTCTTTCTGGAATTCCTAACCTTGTTGTGATGATCTTGATGCTGACTGTTTTTGATCCAGGTATTTTATCAATCGTGTTAGCGATGGTTATTACTAACTGGATTTCAATGGCCAGAATCGTTCGGGCTCAGACCTTGAAACTAAAAGATCAAGAGTTCGTTTTAGCTGCCCAAACATTAGGTGAATCTCGTTTGAAGATCGCCGTAAAACATATTTTGCCGAATATCTCAAGTGTGATCATCGTTCAAATGATGTTCAGTATTCCGTCGGCAATTTTCTTCGAAGCGTTTCTAAGTTTCATCGGTTTAGGATTAAGACCGCCGACCGCTTCACTTGGAACATTATTAAATGAAGGATATAAAACGTTCCGTTTCCTTCCATATTTGATGTGGATTCCTGCCGTAACTTTGTCAGTCGTAATGATTTGTTTCAACTTGTTAGCTGACGGACTACGTGATGCCTTCGATCCTAAGATGAAAGAGTAG
- the opp1B gene encoding oligopeptide ABC transporter permease Opp1B produces MNSFGKYFLKRVFFMIITLWLIATITFFLMQLLPGTPYTNQEKLSPETIAMLNKQSGLDKPVIVQYGIYLKNLLVGDFGISFQFKNQPVAKLLAGRIGPSVQLGAQAIIFGTLVGILLGIIAAMRQNTWVDTLATLMAILGRSIPNFVFAVLLQYIFAMKLKVLPIAMWNGFAYTILPTIALAMSPMADSARFIRTEMVEVLHSDYVELARAKGLSRWQVAVRHGLRNSLIPLITLLGPLAVGLMTGSLVVENIFAIPGIGEQFVKSIMTNDYPTIMAVTILYSALLVFVILIVDLLYGLIDPRIRVSGGAKG; encoded by the coding sequence TTGAACAGTTTTGGAAAATATTTTCTTAAACGGGTCTTTTTTATGATCATCACATTGTGGCTGATCGCAACGATTACGTTTTTCTTAATGCAATTATTACCAGGTACTCCTTATACCAACCAAGAAAAACTTAGTCCAGAAACAATTGCTATGTTGAATAAGCAATCTGGTTTAGATAAACCCGTGATCGTTCAATATGGAATTTACTTAAAAAATCTGCTAGTTGGTGACTTTGGTATTTCATTCCAATTTAAAAACCAACCTGTAGCAAAACTTTTAGCAGGTCGTATCGGGCCATCAGTCCAGTTAGGTGCACAAGCTATCATCTTTGGTACACTAGTCGGTATTTTACTAGGAATCATTGCAGCGATGCGCCAAAATACATGGGTAGATACACTGGCGACGTTGATGGCAATTTTAGGACGTTCAATTCCTAACTTTGTTTTTGCGGTGTTATTACAGTATATCTTCGCTATGAAATTAAAAGTGTTGCCAATTGCAATGTGGAATGGTTTTGCTTATACGATTTTGCCAACAATAGCATTAGCAATGAGCCCAATGGCCGATTCCGCCAGATTTATACGAACCGAAATGGTTGAAGTTTTACATAGTGACTATGTAGAGTTAGCTCGTGCCAAAGGTTTGAGCCGTTGGCAAGTGGCTGTGAGACACGGACTTAGAAACAGTTTGATTCCTCTGATCACATTACTCGGCCCGTTAGCTGTTGGGTTGATGACAGGATCTTTAGTTGTTGAAAATATTTTTGCTATCCCAGGTATTGGGGAGCAGTTCGTAAAATCAATCATGACAAATGACTATCCAACAATTATGGCAGTGACGATTTTATATTCTGCTTTGTTAGTATTTGTAATCTTGATCGTTGATTTACTTTACGGATTGATCGATCCAAGAATTCGTGTTTCAGGAGGTGCCAAAGGTTAA
- a CDS encoding DUF3899 domain-containing protein: protein MKNFKWPLITSAVSSIGIFTYLLVKQSLTIRSISDTFFIVSLFFLIIGLALWIMSSGFFDNFQRFMKMHFRFKKKNEPKEFIPFSEIGKAHQLYWLETGGILLIVSIVSLLFYFL from the coding sequence ATGAAAAACTTTAAATGGCCCTTGATTACCTCAGCGGTCTCAAGCATCGGTATTTTCACTTACCTATTGGTAAAACAGTCACTGACTATCCGTTCTATATCTGATACCTTTTTTATCGTTTCATTATTCTTTCTGATTATCGGCTTAGCCTTATGGATCATGTCCTCAGGATTTTTTGATAATTTCCAACGTTTTATGAAAATGCATTTTCGTTTTAAAAAGAAAAATGAACCGAAAGAATTCATTCCATTTTCAGAAATCGGCAAAGCTCATCAGCTTTACTGGCTTGAAACTGGGGGTATTTTACTGATCGTCTCTATTGTTTCTTTATTATTTTACTTTTTATGA
- a CDS encoding peptide ABC transporter substrate-binding protein encodes MKLKKSFAFGFITLFSLTLAACGNGGGKTDDTGSSKEADGKASGEQIFRINEQQEMPSADPSLATDEVSFTALNNVYEGIYRLDDKNKPQPAGAAEKAEMSEDGLVYKIKLNEDAKWSDGKPVKAEDYVYGWQRTVDPATASEYASLYSAVKNGQEIMDGKKDKSELGIKAIGDYELEVTLQQVTPFMDYLFAFPSFFPQRQDIVEKYGAKFAANSENAVYNGPFTLADFDGPGTDTEWSLKKNKDYWDNKTVKLDEVKVSVVKEAPTSLNLFQDGQVDEVVLSGELAQQMASDPEFVIEKEASTQYMELNQREDNSPFKNENLRKAISYSIDRKSLVESILGDGSIEPKGLVPADMSTSPKGDKDFADEAGNVIAHDEKKAKEYWEKAKKELGITKLDMDILSSDTDSSKKTVEYLQGAIQDTLEGVKVTVSPVPFAVRLDRSNKGDFTTTIGGWGADYADPSSFLNLFETGNSYNRGHYSSPEYDKNVKAAATTNANDPEKRWDNMIDAEKVIMDDMGVVPLYQRAQARMRSEKVKGIAFHPAGPKFDYKWAYISE; translated from the coding sequence ATGAAGTTAAAGAAGTCATTTGCTTTTGGATTCATCACTTTATTTAGTTTAACACTCGCAGCGTGCGGTAACGGTGGCGGAAAAACAGACGATACAGGCAGCTCAAAAGAAGCTGACGGCAAAGCAAGCGGAGAACAAATTTTCCGTATTAATGAACAACAAGAAATGCCAAGTGCCGATCCTTCGTTAGCGACGGATGAAGTTAGTTTTACAGCATTAAATAATGTTTATGAAGGAATCTACCGTTTAGACGATAAAAATAAACCTCAACCAGCTGGTGCTGCTGAAAAAGCAGAGATGAGTGAAGATGGTCTTGTTTATAAAATCAAGTTGAACGAAGACGCTAAATGGTCTGACGGAAAGCCTGTAAAAGCAGAAGATTATGTTTATGGATGGCAACGGACAGTTGATCCAGCAACAGCTTCAGAATATGCATCCCTGTACAGTGCAGTTAAAAATGGTCAAGAAATCATGGATGGCAAAAAAGATAAATCGGAATTAGGTATCAAAGCAATAGGAGATTACGAGTTAGAAGTTACTTTACAACAAGTAACACCATTTATGGATTACTTATTCGCATTCCCTTCATTCTTCCCACAAAGACAAGATATTGTGGAAAAATATGGTGCTAAATTTGCTGCTAACAGTGAAAATGCCGTTTATAACGGACCATTTACTTTAGCTGATTTTGACGGACCAGGAACAGATACAGAATGGTCTCTTAAAAAGAACAAAGATTACTGGGATAACAAGACCGTTAAATTAGATGAAGTTAAAGTAAGCGTAGTAAAAGAAGCTCCTACATCATTGAATCTTTTCCAAGACGGTCAAGTGGATGAAGTTGTATTGAGCGGAGAATTAGCACAACAAATGGCAAGTGACCCAGAATTCGTTATCGAAAAAGAAGCATCAACTCAATACATGGAATTGAATCAGCGTGAAGATAACTCACCATTTAAAAATGAAAACTTAAGAAAAGCAATTTCTTATTCAATCGATCGCAAATCATTAGTTGAGTCAATCCTAGGTGACGGTTCAATAGAACCAAAAGGACTTGTCCCAGCAGACATGTCAACTAGCCCTAAAGGGGATAAAGATTTTGCTGATGAAGCAGGTAACGTAATTGCTCATGATGAGAAAAAAGCAAAAGAGTATTGGGAAAAAGCGAAAAAAGAATTGGGTATCACTAAATTAGACATGGACATCCTTTCTTCAGATACAGACTCTTCTAAGAAAACAGTTGAGTACTTACAAGGAGCTATCCAAGATACATTAGAAGGTGTAAAAGTAACCGTTAGCCCAGTACCATTCGCAGTTCGTTTAGATCGTTCAAACAAAGGCGACTTTACAACAACAATTGGTGGTTGGGGTGCAGATTATGCCGATCCAAGTAGTTTCTTGAATTTATTTGAAACTGGCAATTCTTACAACCGTGGTCACTATAGCAGTCCTGAATATGATAAGAATGTTAAAGCTGCAGCAACAACCAATGCCAATGATCCTGAAAAACGTTGGGATAATATGATTGATGCTGAAAAAGTTATTATGGATGATATGGGTGTTGTGCCACTTTACCAAAGAGCACAAGCACGCATGCGTTCAGAAAAAGTTAAAGGAATTGCATTCCACCCGGCTGGACCAAAATTTGATTATAAATGGGCTTATATCTCAGAATAA
- a CDS encoding FUSC family protein, producing the protein MHRSSFLKELTTFHQPKKAPFRLIGAGICMAVPLFIGYFSNNLLIGSFGSLGIFTFLYYQTLPLKELLIRLSSVGGFLLFGNLVGVLSTHIPWMIPIAIAIIAFFARIIFRLYRIAKPGAFFIVMVTAMGSGTKIPLDKVPIMMSYVLLGILTSLVVAVFLYYIEGETVTPSKKISLQERLYTDPAALLDALHYAAILFLATYISQSLQLTNAYWMIVSCAAVLQGDNLRAIMHRNIQRILGTMIGLLIAALLLSISFSSLETIFLICFFFVTVEFFIKRNYTIANFFTTPMSLLLANLARHQYLVSLLNYRLIGIVLGSLLGLLGAYVLTMCLKFYNRAYQLNENLDKETE; encoded by the coding sequence ATGCATCGTTCATCTTTTTTAAAAGAATTAACCACGTTTCATCAGCCCAAAAAAGCACCTTTTCGCTTGATTGGTGCCGGCATTTGTATGGCAGTGCCACTATTCATTGGTTATTTTTCAAATAACTTATTGATTGGTAGTTTCGGCTCACTGGGAATTTTTACTTTCCTTTATTACCAAACTCTTCCATTAAAGGAACTGTTGATCCGTTTAAGTTCTGTTGGCGGATTTTTACTTTTCGGAAATTTAGTGGGCGTCTTGAGTACTCATATTCCTTGGATGATTCCGATTGCTATTGCTATAATTGCATTTTTTGCCAGAATTATTTTCAGATTATACAGAATTGCTAAGCCGGGGGCTTTTTTTATTGTCATGGTAACCGCAATGGGAAGCGGAACAAAGATCCCTTTAGATAAAGTTCCAATCATGATGAGTTATGTTTTGTTAGGGATTTTGACTTCTCTTGTTGTCGCAGTTTTCTTATATTATATTGAAGGGGAAACTGTTACACCCTCAAAAAAAATTTCATTACAAGAACGTCTATATACAGATCCAGCGGCGCTTCTTGATGCTCTGCATTATGCGGCTATTTTATTTTTAGCAACCTATATCAGCCAATCTTTACAATTGACTAATGCTTATTGGATGATCGTTTCATGTGCAGCTGTTTTGCAAGGAGATAATTTACGGGCAATCATGCACCGCAACATTCAGAGGATTTTAGGAACAATGATCGGTTTATTGATTGCAGCTCTTTTATTGAGCATTTCATTTTCTTCTTTAGAAACCATTTTTCTGATCTGTTTTTTCTTTGTAACGGTAGAATTCTTCATTAAACGAAACTATACGATCGCAAATTTCTTTACAACACCTATGTCTTTGTTACTCGCTAATTTGGCTCGCCATCAATATTTAGTAAGCTTGCTGAACTATCGTTTGATTGGTATCGTTTTAGGTAGCCTGTTAGGTTTATTAGGAGCCTATGTATTAACAATGTGTTTAAAATTCTATAATCGTGCCTATCAACTAAATGAAAATTTAGATAAAGAAACAGAATAG
- a CDS encoding pentapeptide repeat-containing protein, whose product MKIKKPIAPLLPTLTESDFISIDDEIIIEGLSVKEQDLSYQDVRNLVFRECRFEKLTMNRNHLERFECSNVVFDHCDLSNTEWIGASFHQVHFRQCKLTGTNFAESYLRDCLFEDCLADYTSFSATNQKVVQFKQTSLADTEFVEVTWSNMIFDNCSLTGSNWFHTKLAGLDLTKSTFEKIAFSQELLKGLKVTQEQAITIAAGLGLLIED is encoded by the coding sequence ATGAAAATCAAAAAGCCAATAGCCCCTTTGCTACCTACGCTTACTGAAAGTGACTTTATTTCTATAGATGATGAAATCATCATCGAAGGCCTATCTGTTAAAGAACAAGATTTGAGTTACCAGGATGTCCGCAATTTAGTTTTCAGAGAGTGCCGCTTTGAAAAACTGACTATGAATCGAAATCATTTAGAACGTTTTGAATGTAGTAATGTAGTCTTTGACCATTGCGACCTTTCAAATACGGAATGGATCGGTGCTAGTTTTCATCAAGTTCATTTTCGTCAATGTAAGTTAACGGGTACGAACTTTGCTGAAAGTTATTTACGGGATTGTCTTTTTGAAGATTGTTTAGCAGACTATACATCTTTCAGCGCTACCAATCAAAAAGTGGTTCAATTTAAACAAACAAGCCTAGCTGATACAGAGTTTGTGGAGGTCACTTGGAGTAATATGATATTTGACAACTGTTCATTAACTGGAAGTAACTGGTTCCATACCAAACTGGCAGGACTGGATTTAACAAAAAGCACCTTTGAAAAAATCGCTTTTTCTCAAGAATTGCTCAAAGGACTAAAAGTAACACAAGAACAAGCAATTACAATTGCAGCAGGTTTAGGCTTATTGATTGAAGACTGA
- the mvk gene encoding mevalonate kinase has product MNIEKIGHGQASGKIILMGEHSVVYGEPAIAFPFQETFVSTKVEPDTTMTIDCHYFSGKLSEVPLQLKSIKEAITQTLVTLQQEDATLKITITSTIPSERGMGSSAATAVAIVRGLFDYFNTLCTPDILLALVNRAEKIAHGNPSGIDAAATSGHEPLFFIKGHPLETFPMNVSNAFLIVADTGIKGQTRAAVRDVAHLFEQDKQAVSQHITELGRLTKLAKKVILADDVLTLGNVMNQAQEQLKALTVSNDQLDELVAAALKNGALGAKLTGGGRGGCMIALADSKTQAEKIAAALEETGAKATWIQSLGVKN; this is encoded by the coding sequence ATGAATATAGAAAAAATCGGCCATGGGCAAGCCTCTGGAAAAATTATATTGATGGGAGAGCATTCTGTCGTTTATGGTGAACCAGCAATTGCTTTTCCGTTCCAAGAGACTTTCGTTTCAACAAAGGTTGAACCTGATACTACAATGACTATAGATTGTCATTATTTTTCAGGAAAACTGTCAGAAGTTCCTCTACAATTAAAAAGTATCAAAGAAGCCATCACCCAAACCTTGGTGACACTTCAGCAAGAAGATGCAACTTTAAAAATCACTATCACCAGCACGATTCCCTCAGAACGTGGTATGGGTTCCAGTGCTGCAACTGCTGTCGCTATCGTTCGTGGGTTATTTGATTATTTTAACACTCTTTGTACACCAGACATATTACTCGCCTTAGTCAATCGTGCAGAAAAAATCGCGCATGGCAATCCTAGCGGAATCGATGCAGCTGCTACCAGTGGACATGAACCACTCTTTTTCATAAAAGGTCATCCATTAGAAACGTTCCCTATGAATGTTTCCAATGCTTTTTTGATTGTTGCTGATACAGGTATCAAAGGACAAACAAGAGCGGCGGTTCGCGATGTTGCTCATCTTTTTGAACAAGACAAACAAGCAGTCTCACAGCATATCACTGAGCTAGGCCGCTTGACTAAACTGGCCAAAAAGGTTATTTTAGCAGATGATGTTCTTACATTAGGAAACGTTATGAATCAAGCACAAGAACAACTTAAAGCATTGACCGTTAGCAACGACCAATTAGATGAATTAGTCGCTGCAGCGTTAAAAAACGGCGCTTTAGGAGCAAAATTAACAGGTGGCGGCCGCGGCGGTTGTATGATTGCTTTAGCTGATTCTAAGACACAAGCGGAAAAAATCGCTGCAGCCTTAGAAGAAACTGGAGCAAAAGCCACTTGGATCCAATCTTTAGGAGTGAAAAATTAA